CCATCCCAAATAGTGTCATTTTGGAAAATAAAAGtagctaaaaaggaaaaaatgtttctttttaaacaagttaaaaagaaaattacgacaaataaattaaaatagagggATAGATAAAATTGacatgaataaataattaatattatctTGATCttgtaaaataacaaaataatttgagattattattttttgaaatcgCGATAAATAATTTGAGACGGCGTAAGCATTATTTTCCTAGTCGGATGATGCATATGGAACGATTGCCACATAAATTCAAGCTTCGgaaaaaataaacaactttttCCCTTTTGATCAATTACATCTGGGGTTTTAACATGGGCAGAAGTCTATCTAACGATGTTAATTAAATATGCagtgttcgcaacaaattttcgttaatgctgaaaattaattgcaagcaaaaaataaaattaaaaaaaagaataattttatttaaaataattttgtgggTACAATTCCGTTATTttctcgattcttctctcctaagtttttccgtgattcgagggcctttgcAGCGTCATTctcaaatgtaggatgatttgagcctcctagaaatgAGTTTGGATCTTTAGGAATGGTCTGACAAcacttcgtcttgtcgagttgattttcgtcttgtcgagttgatctccgggcagaactccgttagtcaattcgttgaagagctgtgtagtcaatgcagaagtttcctccaatgcttgcagaatgtcctccttttttttttctctagaatgttatgttactcccctatttatagttatagGGGCAGacctagttgcttgtgattgatCAAAATATGTCACTTTGTCACTTGGCGccttttgattgttgttgaatttgaatgagatttccacaccatttgtacatgtggcggcgtctcattggtcttggatttaaccgagatgccacgtcacttgatgagtttgggcttcaaagTGAGATGTACCTCGATGAGGAATAAAATAGgcttatcattattatttttaagcccaaaataattttagacccaataaaatatggatcaaattcaaattttatatgaatttgatccaataaattctacgtgtctacagatgccccctacttcaaagTTGGTCGACGTGTAGGCTTGCCGAAACTTGGCGGCGAGACTTGAAGTACTCATGAATGCGTTTTCATTCTCGTGACCTCAAAGGTACTTATTTCTCATTGGTGCATCCTAGTTAGACCAATGCTTGCGAGTGGTATAACTAAAGTTTTCTCCATGAACTTTCATGTCATGAAAGTCTTCGTCAAAGCAACCAACGATTTATTTATAGTAGTCCTCATTTTCATACTTTTTTAATGAGCAACAACTAGGTGCTTCACCCATTTTCTCGCGGATTTGGCGAGCAATATTCCCTGTCACGTCTTGAAAACAGACACTCGGAGCAACTCTTTTCTATTCTTGGCAAGAAAATTTGTGCCTATTTTCTTACATCTTGACATAGAAAACTCTTTGCATCTCGGGATAAAAGATCAATGGTTGAAAATCAAATTTCATCAGCCATGTTGAACTAAACTGATGTGTTTCTCCCAATGTTGATCATGCCAAATAGAAGCATCATGCCTTTGGTACCGACACCTATTGCCACATTGAAGTTTCACGTAGTTGACATCAATCCGCATAAAACCGAGAAGCTTTATCCGGTCAACACTATAGATATGtttcatcttcattttttttatgcaGGTTTATGCAAATGGTCTTCATGCCAGACCAAAAAAGGTTGGCATGATTGATGTCGAACCATTTAGTGCACTACTTCCTTACTGCTTGATAAGAAAGTGACTTGGAATGATCTGATTTCATCCTTGACGACGCTAAAAGTTTCCCATTTTAGCTTCAATGAGCATGTACTTGGTGTCATTCTTGTGACCTTGTGATGATGAAGTTCTGAGTGTCTGCAGTCCATCGTTGCAAAGCAAGCATGTGGTGCATCTCATCCGTGGGGTTCGGCGACAAAGAGGCTTCGAGTGAGAGCATCCCATTCTTTTCAAGCAGCACGTACGTGGTGCCATCCAGATTGATAATATTGACATGGGGAGTAGCCTTTTCTGACTTTGGTGAGAAAGTACTAGGCGCAcgtccacaaaaatatttattcccCGATGGGAGAACAAAACTATGAgttgtttgattcaaaaaaatggaattcaatgtcTTGAGGTGTCTATTTTATTAGCTTTGCGCAGTGTCatgataaatttcatattttgatgtaGGAGTATCGAAATCAGGAGCCGTTTTTTACGTTGGAAACTAGACTAGAAGATCTACGTCTCGCACGGGAATCACAATCAGATTGCATCCAAATAGTCCTATATATCGCTCCAAAAAgggccttctaatcttggttcgctagttatttcagctttgcaCAGCGTCACCATAAACTCCATATCTCGATGTGGGAGTATCGCAATCAGGTACCGTTTTTTGCATTAGAAAGTAGATTCGCAGATATACGTTTTACTCGGAAACCACAATCAGATTGCATCTGAATCATCCCAGATATCGCTTAAAAAAATGGCCTTCTAATCTTGGCTCGCTAGTTACTTCAGCTTTGCGCAACGTCACCATAAACTCCATATCTCGACGTGGGAGTATCAgaatcaagttttattttttggcaTTGAGAAATGAAATCACAGATTTACATCCCACGTGAAAACGACCATCATAGAACTTGCATATTTTCTCATGTACTTTTTCGAAGTTACAGCCTAAATTCAATGATACTCTACTCCTCATCAGCTTGTGAatacttcatgaatttcatcttctactttatgtTTTGGGAAGCATTACTCCTGCAATATGTTGAAGGCCAGGATAGAGCAATATTCAAAGTACCACAAGTCTTTTCCTTGTGGAGAAGACTTTATTACTTGGTAGAAAATGAAGAATCCTTTTGCCTTAAGGACGACATCTTCAAAGGACTCCGAATATGCATTCAAacttcataataatttttttttagagccGTTTACAGTTTAGACTCATGCGGGCCAAGAGAGACATGTAGTTTaagctcgtgccttaaggagcgttttgacttgcagtttaggctcgtgcgtcGAGGAGCgtcttgacttgcagtttaggctcatgcAACGAGGAGCGTCATACAGTTTATGCTCGTACCTTAAGGAGCGTTCTTgatttgcagtttaggctcgtgcgttaaggagcatcttgacttgcagtttaggctcgtgcatcgagaAGCATCATGCAGTTTATGCTCGTGCCTTAAGAAGCGTTCTTGAAAtgtagtttaggctcgtgcatcaaggagcatcttgacttgcagtttaggctcgtacATCGAGGAGCATCATGCAGTTTATGCTCGTGCCTAAAAGAGCGTCATGTAGTTTATGCTTGTGCCTTAAGGAGCGttcttgacttgcagtttaggctcgtgcatcaaggagcatcttgacttgcagtttaggctcatgAATCGAGGAGtaattttgacttgcagtttaggctcgtgcatcaaggAGCATTTTTGACTTACAGTTTAAGCTCGTGCAAAAAGGAGCATTTTTACTTACAATTTAAGCTCGTGCAACAAGGAGCGTTTCGGGAAGGAATTCTTATAATGTAACTTTCCTTCCAACCCTTTGTAATGGAGTATTGTTGCACTTCAGTTTGGTATTTATAGCCCCCATTGGTTGAAGCAGATTTGCACTTGATCTTGTGTCGACTTTTGGAAGTTGGAGTTTAGAAGTCCTTTGACATTTTCTTCTTTTACAAGTGATCGATGTCGAAGTATCACCCTTCTTACTATTGGAGAAATTTTGCATGGATTTGCCCGTTGTTTTCTTCAAGGATAGAACCCCAAATGGGTCAAAGCTCCAAAATTGTAGCATGATGATATCTACAACTTTTGGTGATTCCACAGAGCGCATGACTTGTAGagcttttgaaattgaacctttcaTATAGTGCAATTTGGCGCTAACATGATTTGCGTCAACTGTATCGCCTTCATCAATGATGATCTTTCCCTCTTTCATTATTGTCATGATCTTTTCCTTCAGGATAAAGCATTTTGTGGTGTGATGACCAACAATGTAGTGAAATTTGCAGTATTTAGGATCATCAACTTTGTTTGATTCTTCAGGTTGCTTTGACTTAGGAAGTTCAATGACTTCTTTTCTAACAACTCGTCAAGAATTTCAGGAACATCAGAGTCGGGAAAaggatatacccttgtttgtaaatctttcaaggttggttgattttttaCCTCTCGCATTTGCTACTTTGGAGCTTCCTTTTTTAACTTTTGTCTTGTAGAAGACTTCATAAAACTCACAGTTGTCGTCATAGATTTTCCAATTTGGTCTTCAGATGAGTCTTCAAATTTCGTGACTTCCTTCTTAGGATCAAAATCAGGTGACGTCATTCTATGACTTGCAATACTTAGCTCCATGTCATAAGCGAAcgtagctaattcttcaaaagtCTGAGGCTTAATTCCTTGAaggatatacacaaggccccaACACATCGTTTGAATGCAAACTTCAACCGCGGAAGTTTCAGAATGTTGATCCTTGTAATTAAAGCTCAATGTTCGTCAACGATTTATGTAATATTATACAGGATCATCTTTACTTTTTCTTGTGTTTGTCAACTCCATCATACTGACCATACGACGGTACTGTAGAAACTATTTAGGAACTGACTTTCTAGTTGCTCCTAACAATCAATTGATCCAGACTCCAAGTCTGTGTACCAATCAAAAGCATTGTCTTTCAAGGAGCGAACAAATTGCTTGACAAGAAGATCGCCATGTGTACTAGCATTACTACAAGTCTCAACGAAATGATCGATGTGTTGCATTGGATTTCCCTTTCcatcaaattattgaaactttGGCGGTTGATATCCAATTGGCATTTGTAAGCCCTCGATTCGCTTAGAATATAGCTTTGAGTATCCTGCGAAATTTTGTGACGAACCGCCATATTGTGCCTTGATAGTGTTTGCAATCATATTTTGCagttgttgaactgttagagtaGCCACTGAAGCAGATCGATCAGCGTAGTAATTATCACTTGTCTTGATGAGAGATTCACCATCAACTTTTTCTGACggtgttagattataatttgactctTCAGGATTGTAGAGATCTAACATGCTCATAAGTCTGGCTATTTGATGATCTTTCTCATTAACGGACTTCTTTAAGGCTTCAATGGTTTGATCCATCATTGCAAACTTCTTGTCCATGTCAATTGCATCAACCATGAAGGTTTTGACTTTCgttgaagttggagaattcattaagTTTTCAGATTCTCCAAAGTTGCAGCCAGTTTCAGACGGTTCATCTGATAAAATAGAAGCAAAGTTGCTCCCAAGGGCTGTAGTTACTGccgaaatttgagattttctcaTTTTTGTCATCTCCGAAATGGTGAATTATTGGGATCCATCCAAAGAACAAGCGTTGAGATTGCATCGATTGATGGGGCCAACAAGTTTGATCTCAGTAGACGTGGCAGTAGTAGACTTCTTGCACGaaacttcattaatttttttgaagtCCATTGTAGTAGTCGAATATGTGATTTCCTTTGACTTGTAGGGggaagagatgaagagcagaaCTGGTCCCACTGGACATGCCAGtttgttcgcaacaaattttcgttaacgctgaaaattaactgcaagcaaaaaataaaataaaaaaaagaataattttacttAAAAGTAATTTTGCGAGTACAATTTCATTATTCTCTCGATTCTCTCTCCTAAGTTTTttcatgattcgagggcctttgcagcgtgattctcgaatgtaggatgatttgagcctcctagaaatgtgtttggatctcTAGGAATTGTCTGACAACACTTCATCTTGTCGAGTTGTTCTCGGGgcagaactccgttagtcaatttgctgaagagctgtgtagtcaatgcagaagcttcctccaatgcttgcagaatgtcctcctttttcttttctctagaatgttatgttactcccctatttatagttgtaggggtagacctagttgcttgtgattgaccGAAACATGTCACTTTGCCATTTGACgccttttgactggttgttgaatttgaatgagatttccacatcatttgtacatgtggcgacgtctcattggtcttggatttgaccgggatgccacgtcacttgatgagtttgggcttcaaagTGAGATGTACCTCGATGAGGAATAAAATAggcttatcattattttttttaagcccaaaataattttagacccgataaaatatggatcaaattcaaattttatatgaatttgatccaataaattttacgtgtctacatGCGGATTGCactgaatttgaatgagttaaaaTGGATCGAGTGAATGAACGGCCGACTTATTGACGTTCAaaagttttttgggtttaaataattttcaaatggGTCAATTTAGACTGCAAAACAATCTATATTTCTTTTATGAACTGAATTAGATTGAGCTAATAAATAAATTCATCTGTGATCAGCTTAGACGACTTGAATGAATCATGTTTTCACAGACTAAATTTACGAATCATTACACAAAACAAATTAATACCATATGTTTGTTTTATTAGTGTTACCATGCATACAATGAGTAACTCGTGATACAATCTGCTGTTACATAAAATCATAGTTATTCCCAGTTCTAGAGACAGTTATTCTTACTGTGCACCAGTAGTACAATAAAGTGTTTGACATAGCTCCAGCCAGTTTATTTATTATACTAATAAAAAAGACAGTAGTACAATTTGGGAAGGTTAATACACTTCCTAAATAAAAGGCCAAGGTTTGTTGAATTTAATAGGACGATCGTTTAATGGCTGAACTGGTCTGGCATTGAATTCATATCCCTGAGATAAATAGGACAAGAAAGAAGTCAAGAAAATATTGTCCTTTAAATTACAGTATAAATTTATAAGTTGTATTTTGGGTTAGCAACTCACGTCATGAACAGCATCTCGGAGCAGTTTAATTTGTTTTCTCGTTACAGTTTTAACCTaggaaattgaaaaaaagaaacacaaaacaacataattaaaattatctaaaaattacacaaatacacaccttatattttcaatattataaaaaatccaactccctaaacatattataaaaatcccaacatataaacagaatgatatgtatatatccgctatgttatttatattaatagggggagagagtaaaataatttaaaaagtggaagagagtataattacttcctaaaagattggtatttatgttatttatacaaaaattattgCTTTCCAAATATaagtaattatattaaattttcataatAACGAGTCTGGATAATTTTGTTACCTTTGCATCAATAGTCCAAACAACATTTTCACTGCAAGGTGGTACTGTTAGGGAACCCATATTCCTGTAATATTTTTTGCCATCTAATTTTATTAGATTTGGATCAATTATTCCAATGGCTTTTTCTGCATCTTTTTTATCAGCAAGAGCTTTTAAATCCTTCTCTATCTGTGATTACAAGTACATAATAATAGTATCAagaatctgaataatataacCGGTTAAATTATACTGATAGCGTAACAAATAAATTTGTGTTTACTATTTTTAGGAAGAGATCAGGCAATAATCCAATCTCGTAGAGGACTCCAATTACAGCAATATTCTTTCCATCATCGGTTTCATGTACCAAATGACCCTCCATATCAAACCTGCATTTAATCACAGACAAACAATATAAATCCCGACagtttaaaatttaattacaaaaaatatcgatattttatacaattactgaaaattttaattttgggtgTGTTCATATACATAATTAGCTCACGATACATCCAACAAAAATACATTTTACCTTTGtagagatatataattagtttccGATATATTTTTTCCGATTTtgggtctatcgagatacataattagctcttaaTACATGCAATgcagatacataattagttgaaatttttgtaattactttgtaaggatggagatttatgtaaatatgataagataaggtgaatgtttatgtttttttttctttaatcagCCTCAACTTATGTGACGTCATTTGAATTTTAAGAGTGTAAATTAACTTTATGAAGTATATATACCTTTTTCCATCGATAGTATGTTCGGAAGGTGTGTGCCAATGAACTTGTTTAAGTTGATATTGAGTTCCATTTATCTTCAAAAATCCTCCGTTATCCCATCTCAACTgcatttataaattaataattcaCTCATTCTTCGAGaaattgtatataaatattttagctggaaaatatttgttttgttattgtttagaaataataattaaatataattatataaaaacggtataattgttatatatagaatatgtatctatattatatatgtatagaaattgtatagttctatcaaatatgtatagtataaaaaatatatagaaagtgtataaaaattacatataattgttgtataaaatgtgtaaaaaaaaaaaaatacaattattgtataaattgtgtatcgaaactgtataattttcatatagaatatttatatgtataagatatgtatagatactgtatagaaggtgtgtagaaacggtatagaacaagccaacaaattaaaatggctagaaagtaaaatttaaattccatgaccattttcttggaaatagtttaatttgaagtgtcattTCGCCtgtaaaaaaaaactatcataattatttttcatacatatatgtTAAATTTGAAACATCTTCAGTGAATATTGAAGGTACCATTATATCATGACCTCTGTTCAAGAGAGTGGCATTTGATGGTTTGTAGAATTTTTGAAGTATTCCTAAATTCGATACAACTTCAACCTTTTTGTTAGGAAAATCAATTGGAGACTGCATTTTTCCAGTATTGCATTTGATCCAATCTGGATGAATGTTGCTCCAGTTACCTGGTCCATTCACCGCGTTTTCATCGTAACTAAAATCACTCTCATCATCTACATCAATTGCACAAACATAAAGATTATCAGAACgttatacatcatatatataGTGCAGAAGAACTTCTATACTATAGCACGTCAGCTAAAAGATAACTAAATGCAACTGTTCATAAAAAATGTGAATCAGTACAGGTTAAATTAAAGTACGTTAATAgtactaattaaaataatttagacGCGGGAGGGTTCTATTTCGAATATTTTTAACATACCAACTTCTCCAGATCTTGCAAGAAATAATGCacttgaaagaaaaagagaagaaataaacaggattttggttattattattgtcatattGATACTATATTTTCAACTGATAGAAATGTTTTTTCAGTTGTTGATGAGCAAACTTAGCAATTTCATCGATCCTTATATAGGGGGAATAAGTTAATGTAAAGCTGAACAAAAACAAGTTGGTTTTGACTAATCTtctcttgagaaatattatttatttggattttattaTCACGTACGGACgtataaaaaagaatatatataccTTTTTACAGTAAAAAAGTTTTGtttagaggaaaaaaaaaattttggctCCCTACATAGTACATATATAGTGTcaaataaaatgtaaatataaattttatatttgtatatagttTGCACATAATGATAATTTGTGCAGTCTAAAGAGGTAATTCTCCAAATGTGCATTAAGTTTAGCGTGTGCTTCCGTAGTTTGGCGTGTCTTTTAATTCCTACAATTTTGGCTTTAATATGCAAACAAGTTTAATGAAAAAATCAAGTAAATAAGCTAATTGAATTAGTAAGTAAAACACTTACAGTAATTAAGTGATATTtgagttaaaaattaaaattaagtgatttttaaaaataaaagttcttctattaaaaatatttctactAGTTAAGTCTTGTACAATGTATGTGGATATTGATCCTATATTCGTtttgtttttcttaattcttaTATACTACTCCTATATATTATTCATTCTCAAATTATCAGTAATGTTTCATTTTATCcgctttaaaaatatatatgtaccgTAGTTATTAAGAGTTGACTATTTTgtcttttatttatgttttaagatataatttttttcattgaatgtttaatttatttatatgtcATCACGCATAACTAATGTGTTGTAGTCTTCACGAATAATTaccttaataaataaaatatattttttcatcattttgacATGCAAAAATTTGCAATTTGTAGTTTTTCCTACAATTTTTAGTTACTTATTCTAATGTTTTCCatgctatatgtagttttttCCAAACAAATGAATTAATTTATCAATCTAGGAGTTTATGGCTAATTGATCAATCCCATGAATCAAGTTTAAATCTGAAATTTCAAgccaaaatatatatacaaagacATATGTTTATGTACATAACCTTTTGAGTATACATATGTACTAATCAATTTCTCTTGCAGAAATATAAAATTAGATTACGTATAATAAatctttttaattcaatttttgaaCTTCATCATATGAGAAGTTTTAATATACCGCACTGCCTTTTTACAACATTCAAATGCCAATAACATAGCATGATTCCATTTCAATTAGTAACCACATCTCCATTTCAACCATATTTATCATATATATGTTATAATAAAATAGCAGTGCTAGTTAAATATATAcaagtaagaaaaatataattacttCTTCTTTTATATACATAATTCATCCACCAAGACTTTCACCTCTTGTGATAATAGTTTGACATAAatcttatcttatttattaaataaagcAAAAATTATCTTAAGTATTGAGCTAAATACAATAAATATTGATTAATACATAATCAATCAAACATTATTTGAAAATAGATAAAGTCCAAGCTTGATTTCTCATCTAGTTTTCCTCTCCATCTATGTAGCTAACTGGCTACCTCTCTACATCTATATATCTCATCTAtcaagtttgatttttttattcttattttttccttcttttcctaTCTCTTTACATCTGTGGCGGCTGGCGCAGGGCGAATTTAATAGGTATTTTATGGTgtatgtgaattttttattttggtataaaattaaaatttttaggtattattttttaaaattgatctaATATCATCTGCTGACACTCATTCTACATAAAAATGCTTAGTCGTGCAGTTGATTGAAGGCTTTAGGCAAGATTAgtattttttgtttatattttttagaattgATCTATATTACCTACTAAGCATCATGCTAGTGCACTGATTGAAGGCTAGCTTATTTATCTTGAGGTATAAGAATTAATTCTTACTtgattctttgtttttttctattttatttcttcaatgtgCACTAATTTTCTAGAAAAGTATAAATCTTGAATTTGCCTATGGCGGCTGGTTGGCTTCTTGAAGGAGCTAATTGCATTGCATTCATTATGCAGCTTTGACATTGCTGTAGCTCTCTTTATAGCCAAATCCTTTCACATATTGttattcaaaaatacaaaaaaaaaaaaaaaaaagtcaacataaggtgtgtttggtacgaacaTAACAAATGAAAAAATGTTAGGCATCTCCATTCTTAGATCGCCGCCAAAACAATGTATACAAACCCTAGAAGTTCAAAGAGTGAAGAAATGGAAAACTTCCattgaaatgaaatgaaaatactctctccgtttaaaaaaaaatgacctacttttctttttagtctatttaaaaaagaataatcctttttcctttttagtaactttttaattttaacattCCACGTAACATACTTAAGACAACAAGATCGAGGGACATTTTGGTACATCTGACGTGTTTTTAGTTTAACATCACatgattcaaatattttttttattttcttaaactccgtgttaagttaaattaggtcattcttttttaaaaggaGGGAGTATTTGTTATCTCCTTTCTAGAAGGATCCACATACATTTATAtacagaaataataaaaaatgtgaTCACTAGAAAATAAAATGTAATTGGTATTATGTTGTTGGACCTGGATCAGGCTTCAACTTGGACTTGTCACTCGGGCCTATGTCAACCCCCCACCCCTTCAAGCTGGAGGGTGTAAGAACTCCCAACTTGAGTAAACAAGAACCATGAAGAGGACCTGATAAAGGCTTAGTCAAAATGTCAGTCAACTGATCACCGGATGAAATATGATGCAAAGAGATAAAACTAGAAAGAAGGCAGTTACAAATATAATGACAATTTATCTCAATATTTTTATGCGCTCATGAAAACCTGAATTCTTAACAATGTGCAAAGCAGTCAAactatcacaaaaaataaaaataagagacgAAATAGACAAGTCAAAGTCAGCAAACAAACGAGTGAGCCAAACAATCCCAACCACAACCTTCTTCAAAGCTCTGTATTTAGCCTCAGCAGAGGACCGTGCAATGGTAGATTGTTTCTTGCTCTTTCAAGAAATTGGACAACCTCCccaaaacatgtaaaaatcagtCACAGACCGTCTGAAAGAAGGGCAAGCAGCCCAGTCAGAATCAACATAAGCAGAAAGAGACATACAAAGAGAAGAGGATAAGAAGATGCCCTGATCAGGAGCAAAcatctggtatctcaacacatgAATAACAACCAACATATGAGGAGCATAAGAGGAATTGAGGAACTGACTAAGGTGTTGGACAATAAATAAGATATCAGGCCTAGTGTATTAAAGGAAGTTGAGCTTCCCAACAAGTCACCTATACACAGAATATTCATCATTAAGTTCACTAAGAAATTGGAACAACTTTTGTTGTTCTAAACATTTCCCTAATGCTCCACAAGTGCATACCGGACCGTATGGAGTTCATCCCAAAGGCTACTCATGCGAGTGAAATAAAGAGCTGTGCTAGAAAACCCCTTGTCACACCCCCCCGGTTTTTCACCGCAttcgaccccgctagggagttggttttggagaaaatgggtttttccaattaaagtgacgttttgaaaagggattactttacttacagagtcgccacttggaattgagtttgggttccaagccaccttattgaatccctattcaaaaggaaatgacgcttcaatttttgtttttcgtctgcgaactagaaatccggataaggaattctgctGACCGAGGGGagggtgttaggcacccctcgagtcccgtggttttagcacgtcgctttaatgacttacgtccggcttaaattaattttttttttttaggaactATAATGTTTGTTAAC
The Capsicum annuum cultivar UCD-10X-F1 chromosome 6, UCD10Xv1.1, whole genome shotgun sequence DNA segment above includes these coding regions:
- the LOC107875607 gene encoding bifunctional monodehydroascorbate reductase and carbonic anhydrase nectarin-3; amino-acid sequence: MTIIITKILFISSLFLSSALFLARSGEVDDESDFSYDENAVNGPGNWSNIHPDWIKCNTGKMQSPIDFPNKKVEVVSNLGILQKFYKPSNATLLNRGHDIMLRWDNGGFLKINGTQYQLKQVHWHTPSEHTIDGKRFDMEGHLVHETDDGKNIAVIGVLYEIGLLPDLFLKIIEKDLKALADKKDAEKAIGIIDPNLIKLDGKKYYRNMGSLTVPPCSENVVWTIDAKVKTVTRKQIKLLRDAVHDGYEFNARPVQPLNDRPIKFNKPWPFI